From Quercus robur chromosome 8, dhQueRobu3.1, whole genome shotgun sequence:
TCACAACCCCCACCTACTGACATAATCCTAGTGCCCAAAGTTTCATCATTCCCTAGCCTGGCAAGAATTACATTGATAGTGCCCTTTATGAAATTTAGCTCCCATGTGGCCGAATTGCCTTGTAGGTTGATGTAGAAATTGGTTGAGCCTTCTTGCCCTAGCCAATTGGTTCAGGTGATCTCGCAAGGTTCTGCAATCCTCTGTAGTATGCCCTCAGTCTTGGTGGTAATGGCAGTAGAGGTTTTGGTTTCTTTTGGACGGGTCCCCGCCCATCTTATTGGGCCATTTAAAATAAGGCTCATTCTTAATTTTCTCCAGTATGTGATATACCAGTTCTTTAAACAATGAGTTAACCAATTGAGTTCCTAAGGGCGACATTTGATTAGGAAACTCCCTTTGGGGACGATTGCCCTGGTATCCACCTCCCTAAGAATCCATCCTCTCCGGGAACATCTTAGTCTTCCCTTTTCCTTGCACTTGGTCATCTTCCACCCGCTTATACTTATCTATGTGATCCATGAGTTGACACATGTTTGAAGTGGATTTCATCGTCAACGACTTCCTCAActcatgctcggtggggagccCAACCTTAAAAGTCCTCATGGCTACATCCTTAAAGTCTCCATCAACTTTGTTGTATGTTTCCCAGTATCTGTTCGAGTAAGTCGAGGGTCTCCCCCTCTCTCATTGACATAGATAGCAACAATTCTAATGATTTGGGGACCCTACTGCATGTTATAAATCTAGCCCTAAAGACCCTAGTCAGCTCCTCGAAAGATCATATTGTCCCCTCCCCTAAGGCGTTAAACCAACGCATAGCCATAGGCCTAAGACTGAAGGGGAACACTTTGCACATTAAGGCCTCATTGTTGGCATGATTCGCCATCTTTTGATTAAAGTGGCTAACATGCTCCACAGGGTCGGTCCTCTCATTGTGGATGGCAAATTTCGGTTGAGAAAATTGCCAAGGAAGTCTAGCCTTGTTAATTCATCTAACGAAGGGTGATTTGGAAATCTGTTGTAGGGCCTTACTCATTGCATCATTCCCCCAGCCGTGGTGGGAAGGCCTCTTCTCACAGTCATGACTGCTCCTCTCCCACCTGTCTCTATGCGTAGAGGCTGAATAGGACTTGCCGGACAGGGTTCTAAACCTGTGGTGGTATGAATGATCCCTTCTTCCTCTAGAATCACCACTTAGTAGGGGAGAGGGGCTTCTCTTTTCACACTCCCTGTGCCTCAGTTTGTTGCGCAAGCGGTCTATCTCTTGTTGCAACTTTCGCGTTTCCTAATCATGTGAGGCGTGGCTCCTAGTATTTGAGTGACTCCGCTCGGTAGGCTCAGTGGGGTAAGACTACCACAACGCTTAGGGTATGCTGCCTATCTCTCCTGCACTCCAAGTTAACAAACTGGTTTTCCCTCCAGGAGTCAACTGACTCCTCCCTATCTTGGCCTTTGTTAGCCATAAGTACTCAGGACAGATCCTCCACAACTTGTTCCCACAAACGGCACCAAATGTAAGGACTAGAAAATTTGAGTGGCCCAATCCCACTTAGAGTAGTGGATTGTGCAGTTCAACCTTGgcccaaatcaataaaatttgtaagaggAAGGAATGAACAACAATAGAAAGCCCTGCCCGAGGATAAATGCAAGGAAGAAAAAGGTTATAATATTAAGAAATAGATGAGCATTCAGTTGCCCACAAGCTTACCTGAGGAGGCTATTACACAAGAGTTATACTATTCACTTTCTTCTCTCAATActctactttctttttcttcttttttgtctcAATCCCTTTTTTTAGTGCTCTCctctttttcttatatacttCCTCTCCTATCACATCTTCACCCTCCATTCTTACCTAACCCCATCCTTTTATAACACTTGTTACTTTTTACATCTAAAGAAGATGGTGGAAGGAACTTGCTTAGCTGTGACTTACATTGttcaggtcacttcctcatcaatgcgGCCGATAAAGCTGTTGCCCACCATTTAATGCGGATGCAACAGGCTACACCAGGCTAAAAGCTTCCCTGATGTCCACTGACTTCCTTTCTCTTCAGGCTCCAGCTCCTACTTAGAACAGTATTTTGACTTATCTGTTCCCTTCCTTAGGCAGCTTTCTTCCTCGGACCCATGGCCCAGGGCATTCCTACACCAATGCTACAACCCTTCAACTTCATTCTTGGTCCTCGAGCACCCACACttaatatttcataaaataaatatatattatatcacattataaaataattatatattctcGTACGGGGTTTGTGACCAGTATATTCCAATAGGCTTTGAGCCTTTGATTCACTTAATAATGCTATatcaactatttattttttccaatttaatCTAATGAATTTGAACTCATTCAATAATATCAtatcaactatttttttttttttaaataaattttggcCAAATGGAGGAAGTAGAAAAGAGAGATTCCAACTAATGATTTCCATCTCATGATCCTCAGGACCTCGAGTCATTTGAAGTTATATCAACAATTCacatctttttggtttttttttttttaagagaacagTATTCTTATTCTCTAAATCATACAGAGACATTCCTACGTATTGGATTAATGCAATATCCATATCCAATTACttctatttctataaaaaaaattaaaaatgatcaaattaaaAAGTCGACAAGAATGTCCCGTGTACTGAATACACAACCTCAGTGTTCTTTTCTGTACTCCACATGGTGAGTCTGATTTCCTAAATTAGAAACATGTTCACCAGCTAGTCGCATGTGAATTGGGAGAGCAGTATTTTGCATGTTGTCATTTCTTGGTCATCATTATCTACACCACCATATCCACTATCACTATGGACCATTAAttggagctcacattcttttccAGAATATTGTCTTATGAATCATGATTAGAGACTAGTAATTATTTATCATCTATTCCACCATAAGGATACTagcgagagagagaaagaatggTTTGGAAGAAGGGATACTTAGATGTAATCTTGGTCCCAAGTGGATTATTGATCATGTTTGTTTACCATCTTTTCCTTCTCTATAGATGCTTAAGATTTCCTGAGACCACAGCCATTGGCTATGAGAACCACTACAGAAAAGCTTGGGTTGAGAAAATGCTGCAGGTACCTCTCTTCACTAGAAAATAGCATTCCTCAACTCAACATGATTTACCTTTTTCCACCACAATAACTTTAGTGGGTACTTGCTGCAGGTTGAAGCTAAGGAAAGAGGTCCATGTCTAAGTGTGATCTCCAGCACCATATCAGCTGCAACTTTCTTTGCTTCAACCTCCCTGGCTTTAAGCTCTCTTATTGGGGCCTGGGTTGGAAGCACTTCAAATGATTTCTTCAAGAGTATTTTCGTATATGGTGACACAGATCCATCCATCATTTCTGTCAAATATGTTAGCCTTCTGTTTTGCTTCTTAATATCTTATGCTTCTTTTCTCCAATGTATAAGGAGCTTCGTCCATGCAAATTTCCTTATCAGTATGCCAAATAGTGATGTCCCAGTGGAGTATGTGCAGATGGCACTGATACGGGGAAGTGCTTTCTGGTCAGTTGGGTTACGGGCAATTTACTTTGCAACCACATTACTGCTGTGGATATTGGTCCAATACCAATGTTTGTTTCTTCAGTGGCTATGGTGGTGATTTTGCACATTCTTGATACAAACTCAACTCCATTGCATCACTTTCAACCGGCCAAGAGTCGTAACTTGTTGAGGAAGATAGGTCAGAATATAACTGCAGTCTCAAGGGTTGTTGAGCACCAAAAAGGATTGCATGGTGATGCGAGCACTACTACTTCTGGTGCTCAAACATGATCTTCACTTTGATTGAAAAGAGGGAATTATCATCACCTGCAGGAACTGGGATTGATAATTGTGATCGAGTTCACTAGAAACAAGCATGTAGAATATTTGCTTTTCAAGGCTTTAAATTGGCTATACAACTTTAAAGCCCCGGGACTTCAAAAGGGTTTGGTTTGGAGCTTTTTATGTAGTGAATCTCCCCATGGTCTGCAAGTAAAAACGTAGCAGCTACTGTATCTGAATGTAATGCTAGTAAATTTCCTCAATTTGACATTCTGTTGACGAGGTATAATTTAACTATCCTAGCTTAATAGCTTTAAAACCATATAACAACAATAGTAAGCATCTCAGATCAGGAATCCAGAAAGTAAAATTACACTAACAATGTATGAAAACCTCATTTATTCCATGACTACATAATGATTAATGTACTATCGGGATAtaacatacaaatatataatgcaCGTTGTGTGCTTTCAAGGAGTTTACGCCATTGAGAAAGTGGCTTGGAACACACAATTCATCTTCTTCGGAGTTCCTCCTAACAGGAGAAACTTGATTTGGAattgcaaataaaaataatgcatATTTATTATGAATCAAAATAGCAAAAGCAAAAATTTAAGAAGGGTGTTGGGCTCTTGGCTTCATCCGATGTTTCATTCCCCTCTAGTAAACGATAATTACTCAAAAACAAGATCTAGTGAACTCTAGGTTGCCAATATGATGAATCAGAAAAAGACATGCATAGATTAATTTGTTAGctgtgtacttttttttatactttaaaatgaaatttagagTTAATTGTACTTTTTCTGTGCAATTACAATGTCCTCAACGATGCATAATAAACACTTTTACCAGATGCTGCTAGGTTTTCAGTTAAATTTAACAgcaatgtcaattttttttttgaaaaacatatcTAACAGAAATCTgtattttttgttcaatttgacAGAAATCCGACAGTAAGGAACGAAGTGCTTAATATCAACAGCTAAAGGGAGCACAgttcaattttgaaatttaggtAAACACTGCAACTGCACTATAGTTAGGGAGGAGTGCAAattacccaaaaattaaaaaaccataaacaaatTACAAACATCCTTCCACATTACATCACCTCTAAGGTAAGGTCAAGGGTGAGAATTCAAAAGATTCAGTTTGAAGAGCCCATTTTGCCATGAAATAAAGAACAGAATTCATTTCCCTGTACAAGCAACAAGACTAATTTTAGCATTCTACACTTCTTTAAATCATCCCTCCTTGATCATCGCCAAAACCAAAAATGATTCAGTCAAAAAATTTACATTGGCTTTTACAAACTATTTCATGTTCTACAATAATAATCTAGTGCAAGGAGGATAGAGTACACAACTATCAAAGAGTAAAAACTATGTTATGAAAATGCTCaagtaatttttattagatCTTTTCTACAAATTCCAACACTTTGATTTCAGATCTCTTCCATTATTGTGTATCATTTGAACTTTGATCCCCCTTGCTGCTGCTTACCTCAGTGGTATCTGTGGCACTCTCAACTGTTGAATTTGGTGAGCCTAACCCCTCGTCAcctttgcttttattttcttgatttgtaGAATCCTCCATAAAGGAGTTGATGGCAAGCTGACCAGAATAAAGGAATAATCCGACAGAGTTGATGCCAAAAAGAAATGTTGCAAGGTAGCACAACCCATTTACAATAGTCCTGCCAACAGCagaaacaaaattgataatgaGTTTcttcacaaaatttaaaatcagGATATTCAGGAAGAAGTTGTAGGATCTACCTTATGGTTATGGTTATCTGGCGTACCTGGTAAGTGGGAAAAACAATAATGGAGTTAAGATTATACAATGACTTTTGCAAGACATAGCAAACATCTTTGAGATTTTCATAAACAGGCGAAAATACCATGTATTAGGTAACAATAACTTAAAAGGCGTTTTATTGtgggttttcttttattaattagcTTAGGAAAGTCTTTCTTATGCACGTGTGTTAAAACTGATATCTCCCTCTATATTCTTTTCTTGTGGAAAACAAATTGAGTACTAAGAAATATGTATCTTGCATGTTTCACATTGTTATTCTAGTATACAGGTGATGCTTCTTGCAATTATATAATACTAAGCAAAAAGAGTTCTGGTGTTCTCTCTCTAAGGGATACCAATAATCATCCATTGCAAACCTAACTGCTTATGGTGTCTTAGTTCAAGTTCCATACAAATGTgcttatcaaaagaaaagaaaaaaaaggttccaTACAAATGCTGTCTAAAAAGTTCATATCTATGCAACATCAATTGTTTGTTCTGCAAAATGTGCATATAAAAGCACATACACAGCAGTGAATTCATAACACCTACTATTTTCAGAACCACCAACGTAAGCCATAGCATGTATTGAATAAGTACTCCTGAATTTCCAACTAACGCCATTTAGTGATAACTACGCTAATTGCAAAACTAGTATACTATCTACAACCAGGCTTCATGTATATTACTCACTAGGCTTTCACAAAGGCAATTACTCTGATTTTAGTTTTGCATATATCATGATTATATAGCCAAAGGTCATCTTTGGGAAATATTTCACAGAGTAGCGTTTTTTGTTTGGACGGCAATTTTGGGAAATATTTTGATGATTGGTAATTTACACAAGAGGGAAGATGTGGATTCTAGATTGGTGTTACATGTGTGATAGCAATGGAGAATTAGTAGATCATCTTTTACTATATTGTTCTATTGCAAA
This genomic window contains:
- the LOC126693947 gene encoding uncharacterized protein LOC126693947: MVWKKGYLDVILVPSGLLIMFVYHLFLLYRCLRFPETTAIGYENHYRKAWVEKMLQVEAKERGPCLSVISSTISAATFFASTSLALSSLIGAWVGSTSNDFFKSIFVYGDTDPSIISVKYVSLLFCFLISYASFLQCIRSFVHANFLISMPNSDVPVEYVQMALIRGSAFWSVGLRAIYFATTLLLWILVQYQCLFLQWLWW